From Nomascus leucogenys isolate Asia chromosome 15, Asia_NLE_v1, whole genome shotgun sequence, a single genomic window includes:
- the DRD2 gene encoding D(2) dopamine receptor isoform X1: MDPLNLSWYDDDLERQNWSRSFNGSDGKADRPHYNYYATLLTLLIAVIVFGNVLVCMAVSREKALQTTTNYLIVSLAVADLLVATLVMPWVVYLEVVGEWKFSRIHCDIFVTLDVMMCTASILNLCAISIDRYTAVAMPMLYNTRYSSKRRVTVMISIVWVLSFTISCPLLFGLNNTDQNECIIANPAFVVYSSIVSFYVPFIVTLLVYIKIYIVLRRRRKRVNTKRSSRAFRSHLRAPLKGNCTHPEDMKLCTVIMKSNGSFPVNRRRVEAARRAQELEMEMLSSTSPPERTRYSPIPPSHHQLTLPDPSHHGLHSTPDSPAKPEKNGHAKGHPKIAKIFEIQTMPNGKTRTSLKTMSRRKLSQQKEKKATQMLAIVLGVFIICWLPFFITHILNIHCDCNIPPVLYSAFTWLGYVNSAVNPIIYTTFNIEFRKAFLKILHC, from the exons ATGGATCCACTGAATCTGTCCTGGTATGATGATGATCTGGAGAGGCAGAACTGGAGCCGGTCCTTCAATGGGTCAGACGGGAAGGCGGACAGACCCCACTACAACTACTATGCCACGCTGCTCACCCTACTCATCGCTGTCATCGTCTTCGGCAACGTGCTGGTGTGCATGGCCGTGTCCCGCGAGAAGGCGCTGCAGACCACCACCAACTACCTGATCGTCAGCCTCGCGGTGGCCGACCTCCTCGTGGCCACACTGGTCATGCCCTGGGTTGTCTACCTGGAG GTGGTAGGTGAGTGGAAATTCAGCAGGATTCATTGTGACATCTTCGTCACTCTGGACGTCATGATGTGCACAGCGAGCATCCTGAACTTGTGTGCCATCAGCATCGACAG GTACACAGCTGTGGCCATGCCCATGCTGTACAATACGCGCTACAGCTCCAAGCGCCGGGTCACCGTCATGATCTCCATCGTCTGGGTCCTGTCCTTCACCATCTCCTGCCCACTCCTCTTCGGACTCAATAACACAG ACCAGAACGAGTGCATCATTGCCAACCCGGCCTTCGTGGTCTACTCCTCCATCGTCTCCTTCTACGTGCCCTTCATCGTCACCCTGCTGGTCTACATCAAGATCTACATTGTCCTCCGCAGACGCCGCAAGCGAGTCAACACCAAGCGCAGCAGCCGAGCTTTCAGATCCCACCTGAGGGCTCCACTAAAG GGCAACTGTACTCACCCCGAGGACATGAAACTCTGCACCGTTATCATGAAGTCTAATGGGAGTTTCCCAGTGAACAGGCGGAGAGTG GAGGCTGCCCGgcgagcccaggagctggagatggAGATGCTCTCCAGCACCAGCCCACCCGAGAGGACCCGGTACAGCCCCATCCCACCCAGCCACCACCAGCTGACTCTCCCCGACCCGTCCCACCACGGTCTCCACAGCACTCCCGACAGCCCCGCCAAACCAGAGAAGAATGGGCATGCCAAAGGCCACCCCAAGATTGCCAAGATCTTTGAGATCCAGACCATGCCCAATGGCAAAACCCGGACCTCCCTCAAGACCATGAGCCGTAGGAAGCTCTCCcagcagaaggagaagaaagccaCACAGATGCTCGCCATTGTTCTCG GCGTGTTCATCATCTGCTGGCTGCCCTTCTTCATCACACACATCCTGAACATACACTGTGACTGCAACATCCCGCCTGTCCTGTACAGCGCCTTCACGTGGCTGGGCTATGTCAACAGCGCCGTGAACCCCATCATCTACACCACCTTCAACATTGAGTTCCGCAAGGCCTTCCTGAAGATCCTCCACTGCTGA
- the DRD2 gene encoding D(2) dopamine receptor isoform X2, producing MDPLNLSWYDDDLERQNWSRSFNGSDGKADRPHYNYYATLLTLLIAVIVFGNVLVCMAVSREKALQTTTNYLIVSLAVADLLVATLVMPWVVYLEVVGEWKFSRIHCDIFVTLDVMMCTASILNLCAISIDRYTAVAMPMLYNTRYSSKRRVTVMISIVWVLSFTISCPLLFGLNNTDQNECIIANPAFVVYSSIVSFYVPFIVTLLVYIKIYIVLRRRRKRVNTKRSSRAFRSHLRAPLKEAARRAQELEMEMLSSTSPPERTRYSPIPPSHHQLTLPDPSHHGLHSTPDSPAKPEKNGHAKGHPKIAKIFEIQTMPNGKTRTSLKTMSRRKLSQQKEKKATQMLAIVLGVFIICWLPFFITHILNIHCDCNIPPVLYSAFTWLGYVNSAVNPIIYTTFNIEFRKAFLKILHC from the exons ATGGATCCACTGAATCTGTCCTGGTATGATGATGATCTGGAGAGGCAGAACTGGAGCCGGTCCTTCAATGGGTCAGACGGGAAGGCGGACAGACCCCACTACAACTACTATGCCACGCTGCTCACCCTACTCATCGCTGTCATCGTCTTCGGCAACGTGCTGGTGTGCATGGCCGTGTCCCGCGAGAAGGCGCTGCAGACCACCACCAACTACCTGATCGTCAGCCTCGCGGTGGCCGACCTCCTCGTGGCCACACTGGTCATGCCCTGGGTTGTCTACCTGGAG GTGGTAGGTGAGTGGAAATTCAGCAGGATTCATTGTGACATCTTCGTCACTCTGGACGTCATGATGTGCACAGCGAGCATCCTGAACTTGTGTGCCATCAGCATCGACAG GTACACAGCTGTGGCCATGCCCATGCTGTACAATACGCGCTACAGCTCCAAGCGCCGGGTCACCGTCATGATCTCCATCGTCTGGGTCCTGTCCTTCACCATCTCCTGCCCACTCCTCTTCGGACTCAATAACACAG ACCAGAACGAGTGCATCATTGCCAACCCGGCCTTCGTGGTCTACTCCTCCATCGTCTCCTTCTACGTGCCCTTCATCGTCACCCTGCTGGTCTACATCAAGATCTACATTGTCCTCCGCAGACGCCGCAAGCGAGTCAACACCAAGCGCAGCAGCCGAGCTTTCAGATCCCACCTGAGGGCTCCACTAAAG GAGGCTGCCCGgcgagcccaggagctggagatggAGATGCTCTCCAGCACCAGCCCACCCGAGAGGACCCGGTACAGCCCCATCCCACCCAGCCACCACCAGCTGACTCTCCCCGACCCGTCCCACCACGGTCTCCACAGCACTCCCGACAGCCCCGCCAAACCAGAGAAGAATGGGCATGCCAAAGGCCACCCCAAGATTGCCAAGATCTTTGAGATCCAGACCATGCCCAATGGCAAAACCCGGACCTCCCTCAAGACCATGAGCCGTAGGAAGCTCTCCcagcagaaggagaagaaagccaCACAGATGCTCGCCATTGTTCTCG GCGTGTTCATCATCTGCTGGCTGCCCTTCTTCATCACACACATCCTGAACATACACTGTGACTGCAACATCCCGCCTGTCCTGTACAGCGCCTTCACGTGGCTGGGCTATGTCAACAGCGCCGTGAACCCCATCATCTACACCACCTTCAACATTGAGTTCCGCAAGGCCTTCCTGAAGATCCTCCACTGCTGA
- the ANKK1 gene encoding LOW QUALITY PROTEIN: ankyrin repeat and protein kinase domain-containing protein 1 (The sequence of the model RefSeq protein was modified relative to this genomic sequence to represent the inferred CDS: substituted 2 bases at 2 genomic stop codons), producing MAADPTELRLGSLPVFTRDDFEGDWRLVASGGFSRVFQARHRRWRTEYAIKCAPCLPPDAASSDVNYLIEEAAKMEKIKFQHIVSVYGVCKQPLGIVMEFMANGSLEKMLSTHSLCWKLRFCIIHEPSLAMNFLHSIKPPLLHLDLKPGNILLGSNMHVKISDFGLSKWMEQSTRMQYIERSALRGTISYIPPEMFLESNKAPGPKYDVYSXEGGLAFAIVIWELLTRKKPHSGFNMIMIIIRVVAGMRPSLQPVSDRWPSEAQQMVDLMKRCWHHDPKKRLCFLDITIETDILLSLLQNPVAVPESEALAKKVSCKLSLYQPREVSEDISQELMDNDSGNYLKWALQLSDCENLVPRDEELCIYENKVTPLHFLVAQGSVEQVRLLLAHEVDVDCHTASGYTPLLIAAQDQQPDLCALLLAHGADANLVDEDGWAPLHFAAQNGDECTARLLLDHGACVDAQEHEGWTPLHLAAQNNFENVARLLVSCQTDPNLHEAEGKTPLHVAAYFGHISLVKLLTSQGAELDAQQRNLRSPLHLAVEGGKVRAIQHLLKSGAAPDALDQSSYGPLHTAAARGKYLICKMLLRYGASLELPIHQGWTPLHLAAYKGHLEIIHLLAESHANTGALGAMNRTPLHLAARHGEEAVVLALLQCGADPNSAEQSHWTPLHLAVQRGTFLSVINLLEHHTNVHARNKVGWTPAHLAALKGNTAILKVLVKTGAQLDIQDGVSCTPLQLALCSXKQGILSFLEGKEPSVSTLGGSEPGAQMEI from the exons CTCTGATGTGAATTACCTCATTGAAGAAGCTGCCAAAATGGAGAAGATCAAGTTTCAGCACATTGTGTCCGTCTACGGGGTGTGCAAGCAGCCCCTGGGTATTGTGATGGAGTTTATGGCCAACGGCTCCCTGGAGAAGATGCTGTCCACCCACAGCCTCTGCTGGAAGCTCAGGTTCTGCATCATCCATGAGCCTAGCTTGGCCATGAACTTCCTGCACAGCATTAAGCCGCCTCTGCTCCACCTGGACCTCAAGCCGGGCAACATCCTCCTGGGCAGCAACATGCATGTCAAA ATTTCAGACTTCGGCCTGTCCAAGTGGATGGAACAGTCCACCCGGATGCAGTACATCGAGAGATCGGCTCTGCGGGGCACGATCAGCTACATTCCCCCTGAGATGTTCCTGGAGAGTAACAAGGCCCCAGGGCCTAAATATGATGTGTACAGCTGAGAAGGAGGCCTGGC CTTTGCGATTGTCATCTGGGAGCTACTCACTCGGAAGAAACCACACTCAG GGTTCAACATGATAATGATTATTATCCGAGTGGTGGCAGGGATGCGGCCCTCCCTACAGCCTGTCTCTGACCGATGGCCAAGCGAGGCCCAGCAGATGGTGGACCTGATGAAACGCTGCTGGCACCACGACCCCAAGAAGAGGCTGTGCTTTCTAG ACATTACCATCGAGACGGACATACTGCTGTCACTGCTGCAGAATCCTGTGGCAGTCCCAGAGAGTGAGGCCCTGGCCAAGAAGGTGTCTTGCAAGCTGTCGCTGTACCAGCCCCGGGAG GTTAGTGAGGACATCAGCCAGGAACTGATGGACAATG ACTCAGGAAACTACCTGAAGTGGGCCCTTCAGCTCTCCGACTGTGAGAATTTGGTCCCGAGAGATGAGGAACTGTGCATCTATGAGAACAAGGTCACCCCCCTCCACTTCCTGGTGGCCCAGGGCAGTGTGGAGCAGGTGAGGTTGCTGCTGGCCCATGAGGTAGACGTGGACTGCCATACGGCCTCTGGATACACGCCCCTCCTGATCGCTGCCCAGGACCAGCAACCTGACCTCTGTGCCCTGCTTTTGGCACATGGTGCCGATGCCAACCTAGTGGATGAGGACGGCTGGGCCCCGCTGCACTTTGCAGCCCAGAATGGGGATGAGTGCACTGCACGCCTGCTCCTGGACCACGGGGCCTGTGTGGATGCCCAGGAACATGAAGGGTGGACCCCTCTTCACCTGGCTGCACAGAATAACTTTGAGAATGTGGCACGGCTTCTGGTCTCCTGTCAGACTGACCCCAACCTGCATGAGGCTGAAGGCAAGACCCCTCTCCATGTGGCCGCCTACTTTGGCCATATTAGCCTGGTCAAGCTGCTGACCAGCCAAGGGGCTGAGTTGGATGCTCAGCAGAGAAACCTGAGatcaccactgcacctggcagtaGAGGGGGGCAAAGTGAGGGCCATCCAGCACCTGCTGAAGAGTGGAGCGGCCCCTGATGCCCTTGACCAGAGCAGTTACGGCCCACTGCACACTGCAGCTGCCAGGGGCAAATACCTGATCTGCAAGATGCTGCTCAGGTACGGAGCCAGCCTTGAGCTGCCCATCCACCAGGGCTGGACACCCCTGCATCTAGCAGCCTACAAGGGCCACCTGGAGATCATCCATCTGCTGGCAGAGAGCCACGCAAACACGGGTGCTCTCGGAGCTATGAACCGGACTCCCCTGCACCTAGCTGCACGCCACGGGGAGGAGGCGGTGGTGTTAGCGCTGCTGCAGTGTGGGGCTGACCCTAATTCTGCAGAGCAGTCACACTGGACACCCCTCCACCTGGCGGTCCAGAGGGGCACCTTCCTGAGTGTCATCAACCTCCTGGAACATCACACAAATGTCCACGCCCGCAACAAGGTGGGCTGGACACCTGCCCACCTGGCTGCCCTCAAGGGCAACACAGCAATCCTCAAAGTGCTGGTCAAGACAGGCGCCCAGCTGGACATCCAGGATGGAGTGAGCTGCACACCCCTGCAACTGGCCCTCTGCAGCTGAAAGCAGGGCATCTTGTCCTTCCTAGAGGGCAAGGAGCCGTCAGTGTCCACTCTGGGTGGTTCTGAGCCGGGAGCCCAGATGGAAATTTAG